A genome region from Pseudanabaena sp. Chao 1811 includes the following:
- the accD gene encoding acetyl-CoA carboxylase, carboxyltransferase subunit beta, producing the protein MSLFDWFAETRSRASEAYRRKTPNLNQDSQEREIPDGLWHKCSSCGALTYVKDLKTNLMVCPECGHHNQVNAYERIAQLIDAGTWEEMDADLTSCDPLGFKDRKPYIDRIKEYRQKTGLSDGVITGTGKIDGCDAALAVMDFRFMGGSMGSVVGEKITRMLETATAKRYPALIFCASGGARMQEGILSLMQMAKTSAALERHRQANLLYIPILTNPTTGGVTASFAMLGDLILAEPKALIGFTGRRVIEQTLKQKIPEGFQSAEYLLDHGFVDAVVPRTKLKQSLAMILKMHQPQADIASDRHLNGAVKSGIDIASETSLASEV; encoded by the coding sequence CTGAAACACGCTCTCGTGCTAGTGAAGCATATCGCCGCAAAACCCCTAATTTAAATCAAGACTCTCAAGAACGCGAAATTCCTGATGGTTTGTGGCACAAATGTTCGAGTTGTGGCGCTTTGACCTATGTCAAGGACTTGAAAACTAATTTGATGGTTTGTCCTGAATGTGGTCATCATAATCAAGTTAATGCCTATGAGCGCATAGCCCAACTAATCGACGCAGGCACATGGGAAGAGATGGATGCAGATTTAACTTCCTGCGATCCTCTAGGTTTTAAAGATCGCAAGCCCTATATCGATCGCATCAAAGAATATCGGCAAAAAACAGGCTTAAGTGATGGGGTGATCACGGGTACTGGCAAGATCGATGGTTGTGACGCAGCTCTTGCAGTAATGGATTTCCGCTTTATGGGCGGCAGCATGGGATCTGTCGTCGGGGAAAAGATCACCCGTATGCTCGAAACTGCGACAGCGAAGCGTTATCCTGCTTTGATTTTCTGTGCGTCAGGTGGGGCGCGGATGCAGGAAGGAATTTTGAGCTTAATGCAAATGGCAAAGACTTCGGCGGCTCTTGAGCGCCATCGTCAAGCAAATCTTTTATATATTCCCATTTTGACAAATCCGACAACGGGCGGCGTAACCGCAAGCTTTGCGATGCTTGGGGATTTGATTTTAGCTGAGCCGAAGGCATTAATTGGTTTCACAGGTCGTCGCGTCATTGAGCAAACCCTGAAGCAAAAAATTCCCGAAGGTTTTCAATCAGCGGAATATTTGCTCGATCACGGTTTTGTGGATGCAGTTGTACCAAGAACTAAGCTGAAGCAAAGTCTTGCCATGATTTTAAAAATGCACCAACCTCAAGCCGATATTGCCAGTGATCGCCATCTTAATGGTGCTGTTAAGTCGGGAATTGATATTGCGTCCGAGACAAGCTTAGCTTCTGAGGTTTAG
- the nagA gene encoding N-acetylglucosamine-6-phosphate deacetylase translates to MTGLREIICSTQGAIDLQINGALGIPFNDLNDDRAAKLPEICRFLYQQGLDGFLPTLVTASIEQFHRSLFFLAKAIAHQKQNPDPHEAKILGVHLEGPFLHPDKRGAHPQQHLLPLNLDTLRQVLGDYTDIIKLVTLAPELDPSGETIQYLRDRQIIVSLGHSTANAEQTRMAIAQGATMVTHAFNAMPSLHHRDVGLLGEAILSDRVWCGLIADGIHVSPETIKLLYRMKKQIFLVSDALAPLGLPDGTYPWDDRQITIQNGTARLPDGTLSGTTLPLINAVNNLIEWGICEPENAIKLAIEAPRLAMNLEIDQDAPQRLTWCSYSFSCPAPPHFKSVRTSWGCEVN, encoded by the coding sequence ATGACAGGTTTACGTGAAATCATCTGTTCTACTCAAGGTGCAATTGACCTCCAAATTAATGGAGCATTAGGAATTCCTTTTAACGATTTAAATGACGATCGCGCTGCTAAGTTACCTGAGATTTGTCGATTTCTCTATCAACAGGGACTAGATGGATTTTTGCCTACTCTCGTTACAGCCTCTATTGAGCAGTTCCATCGATCGCTATTTTTCCTAGCTAAAGCGATTGCCCATCAAAAGCAAAATCCCGATCCTCATGAAGCCAAAATTTTAGGAGTCCATCTCGAAGGACCTTTTCTGCATCCCGATAAGCGGGGCGCACATCCGCAACAACATCTATTACCGCTTAATCTCGATACATTACGGCAGGTATTAGGTGATTACACCGACATTATTAAACTAGTTACTCTTGCACCCGAACTTGATCCATCAGGGGAAACGATTCAATATTTACGCGATCGCCAAATTATCGTTAGTCTTGGTCACTCTACGGCAAATGCAGAACAAACGCGAATGGCGATCGCCCAAGGCGCAACGATGGTCACCCATGCCTTTAATGCGATGCCCAGTTTGCATCATCGCGATGTGGGGCTATTGGGTGAAGCAATATTAAGCGATCGGGTTTGGTGCGGATTAATCGCCGATGGCATTCATGTGTCGCCTGAAACGATCAAACTGCTCTATCGAATGAAAAAACAAATTTTTCTGGTCAGTGATGCCCTTGCACCCCTTGGTTTGCCCGATGGCACTTATCCTTGGGACGATCGCCAAATTACAATTCAAAACGGCACAGCGAGATTACCCGATGGCACGCTTTCAGGTACGACGCTGCCCTTAATCAACGCAGTCAATAATCTGATCGAGTGGGGAATTTGTGAGCCAGAAAATGCTATTAAACTAGCGATCGAGGCTCCACGCCTTGCCATGAATCTTGAAATCGATCAAGATGCGCCTCAAAGGCTCACTTGGTGCAGTTACTCGTTCTCTTGTCCTGCTCCACCCCATTTTAAATCCGTCCGCACTTCTTGGGGTTGTGAAGTTAATTGA
- a CDS encoding Uma2 family endonuclease produces MTVQLLTQNQNKLANKFLLTTQQYHLMHEAGVFQEGDRIELINGEIQTLSPIGRKHATCVARLNAIFTNRLFGKAIIWPQNSIRLNDNSEPQPDIAILKFREDFYADGLPTPEDILLIIEVADSSVDYDREVKSPLYASAGIPEMWLFDVNKKAIEGYSQPSANGYKLIRRYDENDTLSIFAFPDVTFNWNEMF; encoded by the coding sequence ATGACAGTTCAATTGCTTACGCAAAACCAGAATAAGTTGGCGAATAAGTTCCTCTTGACGACCCAGCAATATCACCTTATGCACGAAGCTGGTGTTTTCCAAGAGGGCGATCGCATTGAGCTAATTAACGGAGAAATTCAAACTCTGTCCCCAATTGGCAGAAAACACGCTACCTGTGTTGCTCGACTGAATGCAATATTTACTAATCGTCTTTTTGGCAAGGCTATCATCTGGCCGCAAAACTCAATTCGCCTAAATGATAACTCTGAGCCACAACCAGATATTGCCATCTTGAAATTTCGTGAAGATTTCTATGCTGATGGATTGCCAACTCCAGAGGATATTTTATTAATCATCGAGGTTGCTGATAGTTCCGTTGATTATGATCGCGAAGTAAAATCTCCTCTGTATGCGTCGGCGGGGATTCCTGAAATGTGGTTATTTGATGTGAATAAAAAAGCGATCGAGGGATATTCGCAACCATCGGCAAATGGATATAAGTTAATCAGACGTTACGATGAGAATGACACTCTATCAATTTTTGCTTTTCCCGATGTGACTTTTAATTGGAATGAAATGTTTTAA
- a CDS encoding IS1/IS1595 family N-terminal zinc-binding domain-containing protein: MECPHCQSQKTIKNGKHHHQDGKVVQNYLCKGCGKRFSERTGTPMSRLRTPASVVSLAMKMRSEGMGIRASGRVLEKSHVSIMRWEQKLAVQSQQWSPSAPTGGDVTIEGDEVYTHVGENLPPSESKGWTVTFIERKSRYWIEARAGLKNTELFAKATETAWQWAKMSQYIRWFTDGERRYAQQLWQRASVHLKSTEVSREYGHRKVWRHGLEVAIKIKGSQGNRRVEWLKPEHPYTAISDKCDIHANHNEANNSALRRRCSAYRRRQNLYAKNTKGLQRAVTVQRLVHNWVRPHVGLGKNKTPAMAIGLFYRPVSMLELLSSRGFHCLTN, translated from the exons ATGGAATGCCCCCACTGCCAAAGCCAAAAGACAATCAAAAACGGCAAACATCACCACCAAGACGGAAAAGTTGTTCAGAATTATTTATGTAAAGGATGCGGCAAGAGATTCAGTGAAAGGACAGGAACGCCAATGTCAAGGCTGAGAACACCAGCAAGTGTAGTGTCCTTAGCGATGAAGATGAGGAGTGAAGGGATGGGAATCAGAGCTAGTGGGAGAGTACTGGAAAAATCCCATGTCAGCATCATGAGATGGGAGCAAAAATTAGCAGTCCAATCCCAACAATGGAGTCCATCCGCCCCAACAGGAGGAGATGTCACAATCGAGGGCGATGAAGTTTATACTCACGTAGGCGAGAACCTT CCCCCCAGTGAGTCAAAAGGCTGGACAGTGACATTCATTGAGCGTAAGAGTCGCTATTGGATTGAAGCAAGAGCAGGACTCAAAAATACTGAACTATTTGCTAAAGCCACAGAAACAGCATGGCAATGGGCAAAAATGAGTCAATACATCCGATGGTTTACTGATGGCGAAAGACGCTATGCTCAGCAACTGTGGCAAAGGGCAAGTGTGCACCTCAAATCCACCGAAGTAAGCCGTGAGTATGGACATCGCAAGGTATGGCGACATGGCTTAGAAGTTGCGATCAAAATCAAGGGTTCACAGGGAAATCGTCGGGTCGAATGGCTCAAACCTGAGCATCCCTATACGGCTATTAGCGACAAGTGTGACATTCATGCCAATCACAATGAAGCTAACAACAGTGCTTTGAGAAGGAGATGTAGTGCTTATCGTCGCAGACAGAACCTGTATGCGAAAAATACCAAAGGATTACAACGAGCAGTCACTGTGCAAAGACTAGTTCACAACTGGGTGAGACCTCATGTGGGCTTGGGTAAGAATAAGACTCCTGCTATGGCGATCGGACTTTTTTATCGTCCCGTTTCTATGCTGGAATTATTATCCTCTAGGGGATTTCATTGTCTCACTAATTAA
- a CDS encoding diacylglycerol/lipid kinase family protein, with protein MNTRLIINPTSGPADKPDLSTEIVEALQNQGIKAELCTTSPDEDGEGLAAEAAKAGAKLVIVAGGDGTIEAVARGLMHTQTVLGIIPMGTRNNIAASLDIPNDLSQAIQTLVEGVRGRFDMGKANNHYFVEVVGVGLEATLFPWGDEVKEGIKNNYWAAFKSFFSGIQAFLQFKQHRLVLRLDGRRMRRLRILQVNICNSPRYGVQFALAPDAKMNDGKLDVIYIDNPSKWDHLLHFFKAMRGERLPHERLNIHRAAKIEIKSYPPLEVHADGQYLGVTPITVEVIPDALWICVPTPELLLKFADENNSYGVTEQSGSISTDHPPISV; from the coding sequence ATGAATACGCGACTCATCATCAACCCCACTTCTGGTCCTGCTGACAAGCCCGATCTATCAACTGAAATTGTTGAGGCTTTGCAAAATCAAGGCATTAAAGCTGAACTTTGCACAACTTCTCCCGATGAAGATGGTGAGGGACTTGCGGCTGAGGCGGCTAAAGCAGGTGCTAAGCTTGTGATTGTAGCGGGAGGTGATGGCACGATTGAAGCCGTAGCGCGAGGGTTAATGCATACTCAAACTGTGTTAGGCATTATTCCGATGGGAACACGTAATAATATTGCCGCTAGCTTAGATATTCCCAACGATTTATCTCAAGCCATTCAGACTCTGGTAGAGGGAGTGCGTGGTCGGTTTGATATGGGCAAGGCAAACAATCATTACTTTGTGGAAGTAGTAGGCGTAGGGCTAGAAGCTACACTCTTTCCTTGGGGAGATGAAGTTAAAGAAGGAATCAAGAACAATTATTGGGCTGCTTTTAAGAGTTTCTTCTCAGGTATCCAAGCTTTTTTGCAATTTAAACAGCACCGCTTAGTCCTGCGCCTTGATGGCAGACGGATGCGTCGTTTACGCATCTTGCAAGTCAATATCTGCAACAGTCCCCGCTATGGGGTGCAATTTGCCCTAGCGCCTGACGCAAAAATGAATGATGGCAAGCTGGACGTAATATATATTGATAACCCCTCCAAATGGGATCATCTCCTTCACTTCTTTAAAGCTATGCGGGGTGAACGCCTTCCCCATGAGCGGCTCAATATTCATCGAGCGGCTAAAATTGAGATTAAGAGTTATCCACCATTAGAAGTTCATGCTGATGGACAGTATCTAGGCGTTACCCCCATCACTGTGGAAGTGATTCCAGACGCTCTTTGGATTTGTGTACCCACGCCTGAGTTGCTATTAAAGTTCGCTGACGAAAATAATAGTTATGGTGTGACAGAGCAATCTGGCAGCATTTCCACCGATCACCCACCAATCTCTGTTTAA
- a CDS encoding phosphatase PAP2 family protein: MAQISTRLYWIFQSLIAFIPYLLAGLLAGTLVLALGVFIARFLLWDWLLPFEESCLLTLKEWSNPTLDRYMMVLTLMAQGEITIPVLMAIAGILIYRDEAIPALILAIGLSGSWLLNGIFKSFFRRKRPDLWASSKRLMDYSYPSGHSMSAISFYGLLAAILEQSLSIPLWLTAPLAVFLTLGVGFSRVYFGVHWPTDVLSGWVAGGIWLASCLYGLVQISGT, encoded by the coding sequence ATGGCGCAAATTAGCACTCGCCTTTACTGGATATTCCAATCACTCATTGCTTTTATTCCCTATCTGCTGGCAGGTTTGCTAGCAGGTACACTCGTTTTAGCGCTAGGTGTTTTCATTGCTCGCTTCCTTCTATGGGATTGGTTGCTCCCCTTTGAAGAGTCCTGCTTGCTAACTCTCAAAGAATGGTCTAATCCAACCCTAGATCGATACATGATGGTTCTAACTTTAATGGCTCAGGGCGAAATAACCATTCCTGTACTCATGGCGATCGCAGGAATTCTTATTTATCGTGACGAGGCAATTCCAGCTCTAATTTTAGCGATCGGGCTAAGCGGTTCATGGTTGCTTAACGGCATTTTTAAGTCTTTCTTCCGACGTAAACGACCTGATCTCTGGGCTTCTTCTAAACGTCTGATGGATTACAGTTATCCTAGCGGTCATTCCATGAGTGCCATTTCCTTTTACGGTTTATTGGCGGCGATCTTGGAGCAGTCTCTAAGTATTCCTTTATGGCTTACTGCTCCCTTGGCAGTATTTCTAACCTTGGGAGTGGGCTTTAGTCGAGTGTATTTTGGGGTGCATTGGCCAACAGATGTCCTGAGTGGATGGGTTGCAGGCGGCATCTGGCTTGCCTCATGCTTATACGGACTAGTTCAAATCAGTGGAACTTAA
- a CDS encoding DUF561 domain-containing protein, whose amino-acid sequence MSRLPLTLATAFSRRSALKIISGLHNFDRDSVKMVVQAADRGGATFVDIAADAELIAIAKSNCSLPICVSAVEAHKLTEAVANGADLVEIGNYDSFYAQGRVFTAAEIIALTAETRALLPHTAISVTVPHTLPLDEQVTLAEKLEAIGADIIQTEGGTSSAPTHAGVLGAIEKASPTLAAAHAISRAVSIPVMCASGLSNITAPMAIAAGASGVGVGSAVNQLNDVVSMIATVRALRESIDSNVANQAVV is encoded by the coding sequence ATGTCCCGTTTACCCCTTACCTTAGCAACCGCTTTTAGCCGCCGCAGCGCTCTCAAGATTATTAGCGGTCTCCATAACTTTGATCGCGACTCTGTGAAAATGGTTGTGCAAGCAGCTGATCGCGGCGGTGCAACATTTGTCGATATCGCGGCTGATGCCGAACTAATTGCGATCGCTAAGTCTAATTGCTCTTTACCCATTTGTGTATCGGCTGTCGAAGCTCACAAGTTGACTGAGGCTGTAGCTAATGGTGCTGATCTTGTTGAAATCGGTAACTACGATAGTTTCTACGCTCAAGGTCGTGTATTTACCGCCGCCGAAATCATTGCTTTGACCGCAGAAACCAGAGCATTATTGCCCCACACTGCTATTTCCGTCACCGTTCCTCATACATTGCCCCTCGATGAGCAAGTCACCCTCGCTGAGAAACTCGAAGCAATCGGTGCAGACATCATCCAAACTGAAGGTGGTACAAGCTCTGCTCCAACCCATGCAGGTGTCCTTGGTGCGATCGAAAAGGCATCGCCTACCCTTGCTGCTGCCCATGCGATTAGCCGTGCAGTTTCTATCCCTGTAATGTGTGCTTCTGGTTTGAGCAATATCACTGCACCAATGGCGATCGCTGCTGGAGCCTCTGGAGTTGGTGTTGGTTCTGCTGTTAACCAATTGAATGATGTGGTTTCGATGATTGCGACTGTTCGTGCTCTTAGAGAATCAATTGATAGCAATGTTGCAAACCAAGCTGTTGTGTAA
- the gap gene encoding type I glyceraldehyde-3-phosphate dehydrogenase: MAKLRIGINGFGRIGRLVVRVAAKHPEIEIVGINDLVPSDNLAYLLKHDSTHGLYDGEIAAKPEGIEIDGKLVPCTAIRNPSELPWGELKTDYVVESTGLFTDYAGAIAHIHAGAKRVIISAPTKDPEKVTTLLVGVNHHKFNPDNDLIVSNASCTTNCLAPIAKVLNDNFGIAEGLMTTVHAMTATQPTVDGPSKKDWRGGRGAGQNIIPSSTGAAKAVALVLPELKGKLTGMALRVPTPDVSVVDLTFKTEKPTSYKEICAAMKDASEGSLKDILGYTDEEVVSTDFRGDARSSIFDAGAGIELNPNFFKVVSWYDNEWGYSCRVIDLMISMAQKEGIL, encoded by the coding sequence ATGGCTAAGCTCAGAATTGGTATTAATGGATTTGGCAGAATTGGACGATTAGTGGTTCGTGTTGCTGCCAAGCATCCCGAAATCGAGATTGTCGGAATCAACGATCTAGTTCCTTCTGATAACCTCGCTTATCTGCTCAAACATGACTCTACGCATGGTCTCTACGATGGCGAGATCGCTGCAAAGCCAGAAGGTATTGAGATCGATGGCAAGCTTGTTCCCTGTACAGCCATTCGTAATCCGTCCGAATTACCTTGGGGTGAGCTAAAGACGGACTATGTGGTGGAATCTACAGGGCTATTTACCGACTATGCAGGGGCGATCGCGCATATTCATGCAGGTGCAAAGCGCGTGATTATTTCAGCCCCCACCAAAGATCCTGAGAAAGTAACCACATTACTGGTTGGCGTTAACCACCATAAGTTCAATCCTGACAATGATTTGATTGTTTCTAATGCAAGCTGTACCACTAATTGCTTAGCACCAATCGCCAAGGTTCTCAATGATAACTTTGGGATTGCGGAAGGATTGATGACCACGGTTCATGCAATGACTGCAACCCAGCCAACAGTTGATGGACCTAGCAAAAAGGACTGGCGTGGTGGACGTGGAGCAGGTCAAAATATTATTCCTTCTTCCACAGGTGCAGCGAAGGCAGTAGCTTTAGTTTTACCAGAACTGAAAGGGAAACTGACGGGAATGGCTTTGCGTGTTCCGACACCTGATGTATCAGTGGTTGATTTAACCTTTAAGACGGAAAAACCTACCAGCTACAAAGAAATCTGCGCAGCGATGAAGGATGCCTCAGAGGGTTCTTTAAAGGACATTCTCGGTTATACCGATGAGGAGGTAGTCTCAACTGATTTTAGAGGAGATGCGCGATCGAGTATTTTTGATGCTGGTGCTGGCATTGAGTTAAATCCTAACTTCTTCAAGGTCGTTTCTTGGTATGACAATGAGTGGGGTTATTCCTGTCGTGTGATTGATTTGATGATATCGATGGCACAAAAGGAGGGAATTCTCTAA
- the lnt gene encoding apolipoprotein N-acyltransferase produces the protein MRNLQNLLFAALGGVLMGLTPDPFSQWWLAWIALIPLWLLSQKLKVKSAIAMGAVWGFCYHGMALFWITSVHPMEWMGVPWWTSFWIATLVWILITGWGSVLSGLWAGGMSLFTHKLNVPSRIIIACAIFSGLEIVWSWGPLYWTALGYTQSPHDLLLLQISRLSGQQTMTSAIVVINGLLAETLLHKPWRDRQPLWNQQKQSIVLLNWAKQWRYAIATIVILLAMSGYGAWEMQSDRMISTNAQAIKAGLIQGNFPNALTVKLKGWEIAVNNYTKGYEKLAQSGAEMIVTPETAISFLYPNYDARREPFDQVVEKYRVPVWLGGFGKTRNPNTEDPNNYTNSLFLIDGSNKILSQYDKVRLVPVGEYIPFKPILGSLIKRLSPLRGEVEAGSSEQLVDTPWGHFIVGICYESAYPATFRFQTAAGGRLILSASNNAHFASYMSAQHHAQDVARAIESDRWAVRATNTGYSGFVDPNGRTVWLSDVNTYETHLETVYLRDTKTLYVMWGDWLTPLLCITSVAIYAKHRITHG, from the coding sequence ATGAGAAATTTGCAAAACTTGCTATTTGCTGCCCTTGGTGGTGTACTCATGGGGCTTACGCCCGATCCCTTTAGTCAATGGTGGCTAGCATGGATTGCACTCATTCCTCTCTGGCTGCTGTCTCAGAAGCTAAAAGTCAAAAGCGCGATCGCAATGGGAGCAGTATGGGGATTTTGCTATCACGGCATGGCGTTATTTTGGATTACATCAGTGCATCCGATGGAATGGATGGGCGTACCTTGGTGGACTAGCTTTTGGATTGCGACATTAGTTTGGATATTGATTACAGGATGGGGATCTGTATTATCAGGACTATGGGCAGGCGGGATGTCTTTATTCACGCACAAACTGAATGTTCCCAGTCGGATTATTATTGCTTGCGCGATCTTTAGTGGATTAGAAATTGTCTGGAGTTGGGGACCACTCTATTGGACAGCCTTGGGCTATACCCAGAGTCCCCACGACTTGCTGTTGCTCCAAATTAGCCGACTCTCTGGACAACAGACGATGACTTCCGCAATTGTGGTAATCAATGGATTATTAGCAGAAACCCTATTACATAAACCTTGGCGCGATCGCCAACCCCTATGGAACCAACAAAAGCAGTCCATAGTTTTACTAAATTGGGCTAAGCAATGGCGCTATGCGATCGCCACAATTGTGATTTTATTAGCAATGTCGGGCTATGGCGCATGGGAAATGCAAAGCGATCGCATGATCAGTACTAACGCTCAAGCAATTAAAGCAGGCCTCATTCAAGGTAACTTCCCTAATGCACTGACGGTAAAGCTGAAAGGATGGGAAATCGCCGTTAATAACTACACTAAAGGCTATGAGAAGCTAGCCCAGTCAGGCGCAGAAATGATCGTCACTCCTGAAACCGCAATTTCTTTTCTTTATCCCAATTACGATGCCAGACGAGAACCTTTCGATCAAGTAGTTGAGAAATATCGTGTTCCTGTTTGGTTAGGAGGCTTTGGCAAAACACGCAATCCCAATACTGAAGATCCGAATAACTACACGAATAGCCTCTTTCTAATCGATGGTTCCAATAAAATCCTCAGTCAATATGACAAGGTAAGGCTCGTTCCTGTTGGGGAATATATTCCCTTTAAACCAATTTTAGGAAGTTTAATCAAGCGTCTATCTCCATTACGAGGCGAAGTAGAAGCAGGTTCTAGCGAACAACTGGTCGATACACCTTGGGGACATTTTATCGTTGGCATTTGTTACGAATCTGCTTATCCTGCCACTTTCCGTTTTCAAACTGCCGCAGGTGGTCGCTTAATTCTCTCAGCATCTAATAATGCTCATTTCGCTTCCTATATGTCGGCACAACACCATGCTCAAGATGTAGCAAGAGCGATCGAAAGCGATCGCTGGGCAGTGAGGGCAACCAATACAGGCTATTCAGGCTTTGTCGATCCCAATGGGCGCACAGTTTGGCTATCGGATGTGAATACCTATGAAACCCATTTAGAAACGGTTTATTTGCGCGATACCAAAACTTTATATGTCATGTGGGGGGATTGGTTAACACCTTTACTCTGCATTACCAGTGTTGCAATCTATGCCAAACATCGGATTACACATGGTTGA
- a CDS encoding DUF389 domain-containing protein, which translates to MAKNTSTWQVYRDWLAKQMGIDEERKTEVYLEISQAATLTDAAYWFQLIFAAGIATMGLVLSSPAVIIGAMLISPLMGPILSLGLALATGDFVLLVRAIANLTISCSVAIIFAILLIFTLPFKEATSEILARTTPNTLDLAVALFSGAIGTISTCRPIKGVITSIPGVSIAVALMPPLCVVGFGIGMGFSLNLVEGLQISRGGGLLFLTNLVAIAFASALVFLGLNIDTETVRKRVKLWESSDRESLAVQNFLGSYKFLQKLRPIGSLPSRLLVGFLAILALLVPLSSAFAKLGEEISFKQQQNALRRNAISIWQYRFSNFPNNQIRSSIERLSISEKDKLVTVKLNVFTSKIYSDAEKEQYVQELASKLEKDPQQIQFTLTEIPTASNELLSKKEEVTQTTVPTHPSLNELQVNLLQSLNKAIADVSLPPNMQLVDYAVSIGNSQSFLVNIVYLSDRVLSDDAQVLVVQDVQKRLGVGNAKVSLDYINTGVSEIVFDENAATIPTNANINLDQIGKLLQLYPKLNLSVAISLRNLENNDLRKSRFQSIVDYLASKWQISQQRLSIVQSVNLGDLNSLNSSQESKALLKITISPKAE; encoded by the coding sequence ATGGCAAAGAATACTTCTACTTGGCAGGTCTATCGAGATTGGCTTGCCAAGCAAATGGGTATAGATGAAGAGCGCAAAACTGAGGTCTATTTAGAAATTTCCCAAGCGGCGACTTTAACCGATGCTGCCTATTGGTTTCAGTTAATTTTTGCGGCTGGGATTGCCACAATGGGTTTAGTATTAAGTAGCCCTGCGGTAATTATAGGTGCAATGTTGATTTCGCCTCTGATGGGACCGATTCTGTCGTTGGGTTTAGCTCTAGCTACTGGTGACTTTGTGCTGCTAGTTAGGGCAATCGCCAATCTAACGATTAGCTGTTCAGTTGCCATTATTTTTGCGATCTTATTAATTTTTACCCTACCATTTAAGGAAGCCACGAGTGAAATTTTGGCGAGAACAACTCCTAATACTTTGGACTTAGCAGTTGCTTTGTTTTCAGGAGCCATTGGCACGATCTCAACTTGCCGACCAATCAAAGGGGTAATTACTTCAATTCCAGGAGTATCGATCGCCGTTGCCCTGATGCCGCCACTATGTGTAGTTGGTTTTGGCATTGGTATGGGATTTAGCCTCAATTTAGTTGAAGGATTGCAGATTTCTAGAGGTGGTGGCTTATTATTTTTGACTAACCTTGTGGCGATTGCCTTTGCTTCAGCATTAGTATTTCTAGGACTAAATATTGACACAGAAACTGTGCGAAAAAGAGTTAAGTTATGGGAATCCAGCGATCGCGAAAGTTTAGCAGTGCAGAACTTTTTAGGTAGCTATAAATTTCTGCAAAAGTTGCGCCCAATTGGTAGTTTACCTAGTCGTCTGCTAGTAGGATTTTTAGCAATACTGGCGCTTCTAGTTCCTCTGAGTAGTGCCTTTGCTAAATTGGGCGAAGAAATATCTTTTAAACAACAGCAAAATGCTCTACGCCGCAATGCCATAAGTATTTGGCAGTATCGATTTAGTAATTTTCCCAATAATCAGATCCGTTCATCCATTGAAAGGTTATCCATTAGTGAAAAAGATAAATTAGTCACGGTCAAATTAAATGTTTTCACAAGTAAAATTTATTCTGATGCCGAAAAAGAACAATATGTACAGGAGCTTGCAAGCAAATTAGAAAAAGATCCGCAGCAAATTCAATTCACCTTGACGGAAATTCCCACGGCATCAAATGAACTTTTATCTAAAAAGGAAGAAGTAACTCAGACAACTGTTCCCACACATCCTAGCCTCAATGAATTACAGGTGAATCTTTTGCAATCTCTAAATAAGGCGATCGCTGATGTATCTTTACCACCAAATATGCAGTTAGTGGATTATGCGGTCAGTATTGGCAACTCGCAGTCTTTTCTAGTTAATATTGTCTACTTGAGTGATCGCGTTCTCAGCGATGATGCTCAAGTCTTGGTAGTACAAGATGTTCAAAAACGTCTAGGGGTGGGAAATGCCAAGGTTAGTTTAGACTACATCAATACAGGAGTTAGTGAAATTGTATTTGATGAGAATGCTGCCACAATTCCTACAAATGCTAATATCAATCTTGACCAGATTGGGAAATTGCTACAGCTTTATCCAAAACTGAATTTATCTGTTGCGATCAGCTTAAGGAATCTTGAAAATAACGATTTAAGGAAATCTCGATTTCAGTCGATTGTTGACTATTTAGCGTCGAAGTGGCAAATTTCTCAACAACGATTAAGTATTGTCCAGTCTGTAAATTTAGGTGATTTGAATTCTCTTAATTCATCACAAGAAAGTAAAGCTCTATTAAAAATCACTATAAGCCCCAAAGCAGAATAA